One part of the Pannonibacter sp. XCT-53 genome encodes these proteins:
- a CDS encoding formate--tetrahydrofolate ligase, whose product MASDIEIARAATLKPMPEVAARLGIPDEALEPYGKTKAKISASFIATLKDRPRGKLVLVTAINPTPAGEGKTTTTVGLGDGLARIGKKAAICLREPSLGPCFGMKGGAAGGGHAQVVPMEDINLHFTGDFHAITAAHNLLCALLDNHLYWGNALQIDTRRIALRRALDMNDRALRNLVVGLGGPANGVPREAGFDITVASEVMAILCLARDLNDLTERLGRIVVGTRRDRSPVTARDLGADGAMTVLLKEAFQPNLVQTLEHTPALVHGGPFANIAHGCNSLIATDTALRLADYVVTEAGFGADLGAEKFFDIKCRKGGLVPSAAVLVATVRALKMNGGIAKADLGAENVAAVTAGCVNLGRHIENLKSFGVPVVVALNHFTSDTAAEIAAVQAFCAGLGVEAILSTHWAEGSKGTEALARKVVELVDGGSARFAPLYEDALPLADKIETIARRIYRAGSVVFDKAAREQLERWQEAGYGHLPVCMAKTQYSFSADPTLLGAPEGHELPVREVRLSAGAGFVVAICGDIMTMPGLPKQPAALSIGLNAEGQIEGLF is encoded by the coding sequence ATGGCCAGCGACATCGAGATTGCCCGCGCAGCGACACTCAAGCCGATGCCGGAGGTCGCAGCCCGGCTCGGCATCCCGGACGAGGCGCTGGAGCCCTACGGCAAGACCAAGGCCAAGATCTCGGCGTCCTTCATCGCGACCCTGAAGGACCGCCCGCGCGGCAAGCTCGTGCTGGTGACCGCGATCAACCCGACCCCCGCCGGCGAAGGCAAGACGACGACGACCGTCGGCCTCGGCGACGGGCTCGCCCGCATCGGCAAGAAGGCGGCGATCTGCCTGCGCGAACCCTCGCTCGGGCCTTGCTTCGGCATGAAGGGCGGCGCGGCCGGCGGCGGCCATGCGCAGGTGGTGCCGATGGAGGACATCAACCTCCATTTCACCGGTGATTTCCACGCCATCACCGCCGCGCACAATCTCCTCTGCGCCCTGCTCGACAATCACCTCTACTGGGGCAATGCGCTGCAGATCGACACCCGGCGCATTGCCCTGCGCCGGGCGCTGGACATGAACGACCGGGCACTGCGCAATCTGGTCGTGGGCCTTGGTGGCCCGGCCAACGGCGTGCCGCGCGAGGCGGGCTTCGACATCACCGTCGCCTCGGAAGTGATGGCCATCCTTTGCCTGGCCCGCGACCTGAACGACCTGACCGAGCGGCTCGGGCGCATCGTCGTCGGCACGCGGCGCGACCGATCGCCGGTCACAGCCAGGGACCTTGGCGCAGACGGGGCCATGACCGTGCTGCTCAAGGAAGCGTTCCAGCCCAACCTGGTGCAGACGCTGGAGCACACCCCTGCCCTCGTGCATGGCGGGCCCTTCGCCAACATCGCCCATGGCTGCAACTCGCTGATTGCCACCGACACGGCGCTGCGGCTGGCCGACTATGTGGTGACGGAAGCGGGCTTCGGTGCGGATCTGGGCGCGGAGAAGTTCTTCGACATCAAGTGCCGCAAGGGTGGTCTCGTTCCCTCGGCGGCCGTGCTGGTCGCCACCGTCAGGGCGCTGAAGATGAACGGCGGCATCGCCAAGGCGGACCTTGGCGCGGAGAACGTGGCAGCCGTCACCGCCGGCTGCGTCAACCTTGGCCGGCACATCGAAAATCTCAAGTCCTTCGGCGTGCCGGTGGTGGTGGCGCTCAACCATTTCACCAGCGACACGGCCGCCGAGATCGCCGCGGTGCAGGCCTTCTGCGCCGGCCTTGGCGTCGAGGCGATCCTCTCCACCCACTGGGCCGAAGGCTCGAAGGGCACGGAGGCGCTGGCGCGCAAGGTGGTGGAACTGGTGGACGGCGGCAGCGCCCGCTTCGCCCCGCTCTACGAGGACGCCCTGCCGCTCGCCGACAAGATCGAGACCATCGCCCGGCGCATCTACCGCGCCGGCAGCGTGGTGTTCGACAAGGCCGCGCGCGAGCAGCTGGAGCGCTGGCAGGAGGCGGGCTACGGCCATCTGCCGGTCTGCATGGCCAAGACCCAGTATTCCTTCTCCGCCGATCCGACCCTGCTGGGTGCGCCCGAGGGCCACGAGCTGCCGGTACGCGAGGTGCGCCTGTCGGCCGGTGCCGGCTTCGTCGTCGCCATCTGCGGCGACATCATGACCATGCCCGGCCTGCCCAAGCAGCCCGCCGCCCTCAGCATCGGCCTCAATGCCGAGGGGCAGATCGAGGGGTTGTTCTGA
- a CDS encoding type II toxin-antitoxin system VapB family antitoxin: MPLYVKDDEVLELARELQALIGASSKTEAVRTALRNEIDRQRHVLPVAERLARSRQLAAEIGTPDPDFDFKAFRAALWDEA; the protein is encoded by the coding sequence ATGCCGCTCTATGTCAAGGACGACGAGGTTCTCGAACTTGCGCGTGAACTGCAGGCCCTCATCGGGGCCAGCAGCAAGACGGAAGCCGTGCGCACGGCCCTGCGCAACGAGATCGACAGGCAACGGCACGTGCTGCCGGTTGCCGAGCGGCTGGCCCGATCCCGCCAGCTCGCCGCAGAGATCGGCACGCCGGATCCGGACTTTGATTTCAAGGCCTTCCGCGCTGCCCTCTGGGACGAGGCGTGA
- a CDS encoding type II toxin-antitoxin system VapC family toxin, which translates to MFLDASAIVALLLPETDAGDLTARLDAQGTGFHVSPLVRFEAIAGLARARCRDGSPEARRRALAQARAAVDALIEDLACTDIPITAEVGEAALEAAGTYGKMVGHPAALNLGDCFAYACARSRRLTLLYKGADFARTDLG; encoded by the coding sequence ATGTTCCTTGATGCCTCGGCGATTGTTGCCCTGCTGCTGCCTGAAACCGACGCGGGCGACCTGACGGCTCGCCTTGACGCACAAGGGACCGGGTTTCATGTCTCGCCGCTGGTCCGCTTCGAGGCCATCGCCGGTCTGGCGCGGGCGCGCTGCCGTGACGGCTCGCCGGAGGCCCGGCGGCGCGCGCTGGCACAGGCCCGGGCGGCGGTCGACGCGTTGATCGAGGATCTCGCCTGCACCGACATCCCGATCACCGCTGAGGTCGGCGAGGCCGCACTCGAGGCCGCCGGCACCTATGGCAAGATGGTCGGTCATCCGGCGGCGCTGAACCTTGGCGACTGCTTTGCCTATGCCTGCGCGAGGTCACGGCGGCTCACGCTGCTCTACAAGGGCGCGGATTTCGCCCGCACCGATCTCGGCTGA